Proteins encoded within one genomic window of Corynebacterium aurimucosum:
- a CDS encoding ATP-binding protein — MTPTTLSELIAQLRVIGSDKQSVEVKSSVGKEVLSTLSAFANGNGGTLIIGLSEQDGFTPIKKFSASTAQDQLETRCQQLIPPVRPRIDVIEFESSHILVAEIDEFPARDKPCYMAERGLYKGSYIRTGDGDTRLSQYEVNRLVEEHAQPTWDEDAIPDATLEDIEGATLDDFLQVQKERRPKTFANGQDTALKRLRVLKDGHPTLASLLVMGDYPQEFFPRLTVTFALFPGTSKGDVTTGIRLLDSATLHGTIPELVSEGIDIVKKNMRTAGFIGDKSRTALPDYPLVAVREALVNALMHRDYSPTARGSQVQINMFVDRLEITNPGGLYGGVTLRNLGEAGVSSTRNQRLATFLEDIPLPEGGVAAENRGTGIATIHQALADALMPKPEMINRLDSFTIIFHRRRVASQERYGTARDHVEHLLHGSPSVSTTELVEATKLSRTAVQNALNELIRDNIAEKTEPGRSPKQRYRLRK; from the coding sequence CAGCTCCGCGTCATTGGAAGCGATAAACAGTCTGTAGAGGTCAAATCTTCTGTCGGCAAAGAAGTACTCTCCACCCTCAGCGCCTTCGCAAACGGAAACGGCGGGACCCTTATCATCGGCCTGTCAGAGCAGGACGGCTTCACTCCGATTAAGAAATTCTCCGCCTCCACCGCCCAAGACCAATTGGAAACACGCTGCCAACAGCTCATCCCTCCGGTCCGCCCGCGGATCGACGTCATCGAGTTTGAAAGCAGCCACATACTCGTCGCAGAGATCGATGAGTTTCCCGCACGCGATAAGCCCTGCTATATGGCCGAAAGGGGACTATACAAAGGGAGCTACATTCGCACCGGTGATGGTGATACACGTCTGTCCCAGTACGAGGTTAATCGACTCGTTGAAGAGCACGCACAACCGACCTGGGATGAAGATGCCATCCCGGATGCCACATTGGAAGACATTGAGGGCGCCACTCTTGATGACTTCCTCCAAGTGCAGAAAGAGCGCCGCCCCAAGACCTTTGCGAATGGACAGGACACGGCACTCAAACGCCTGCGAGTCCTCAAGGACGGCCATCCCACGTTGGCCTCACTTCTTGTCATGGGTGACTATCCGCAGGAATTCTTCCCCCGATTAACGGTCACCTTCGCTCTCTTCCCTGGTACGTCGAAAGGTGATGTCACCACGGGTATTCGTCTCCTCGACAGCGCTACCCTTCACGGGACGATTCCGGAACTAGTGAGCGAAGGCATCGATATTGTAAAGAAGAACATGCGCACCGCCGGCTTTATCGGCGACAAATCCCGGACCGCGCTTCCAGATTACCCCCTCGTCGCTGTCCGTGAAGCATTAGTGAATGCGCTCATGCACCGCGACTACTCCCCGACAGCTCGCGGCAGCCAAGTTCAGATCAACATGTTTGTTGACCGCTTGGAAATCACTAACCCCGGCGGCCTTTATGGCGGGGTTACGCTCCGTAATCTTGGAGAAGCTGGCGTCAGCTCTACCCGCAATCAGCGCCTTGCCACGTTTCTCGAGGACATTCCCTTGCCTGAAGGCGGCGTTGCCGCAGAGAACCGCGGCACGGGCATCGCCACCATCCACCAGGCCTTGGCTGATGCACTCATGCCTAAGCCAGAAATGATCAATCGGCTCGACAGCTTTACCATCATTTTCCACCGGCGCAGGGTAGCCAGCCAGGAACGCTATGGCACCGCCCGCGATCACGTGGAACACCTACTCCACGGCAGTCCGTCCGTATCCACAACGGAGCTAGTTGAGGCTACAAAGCTCAGCCGCACAGCAGTCCAGAACGCACTGAATGAGCTCATTCGCGATAACATCGCAGAGAAGACGGAGCCCGGACGCAGCCCCAAACAGCGTTACAGGCTGCGCAAATAG